DNA sequence from the Vanessa cardui chromosome 13, ilVanCard2.1, whole genome shotgun sequence genome:
agAATCGTCGCGTCCATTAGCTCGAATAAGCTTTTATAAGGAAgtcaaattacattattatcaacTCATCAAAGAAGACTCAACAGAATTATTTAACGTGACGCCTGACAGATAAGAAACATCGAAAATGaaggctatttaaatattttataactaaaaaaattaatatatagagtcaaacaaaaatcatatatatGAGTTTGTATATATGTTCTATACACTTATAAGGAGACCACGagcaatttattatatgtatagtttatGCAACGCACATAAATAAGAGAATGGAGAATGGAGAGGAGAAGGGGGTgtaaaagaagaagaagagagAGTTATGCCGATTGCTATGGTTTTAGTGGTGGTTCTTTtatttcgttctttttttatatttaagtgttgCGATTTTTGCTAAAGATAAAGTATGGGGACAACATAAAAGAAACGCTTAGTTATTTCTTAACGTTCTGAAAGTGCCAGGCTTTATTGTACTTTCGTAACGCTTCTCCGGTGGACTCAGAAAGTTTGTATCACCGCACTTTTCTCTCCAAAACTTCTGTTACAGCCTTGCGGTACCCTTTAATCGAATTTAAAGAGAACTTCTTTGCTGAAACTTGTAAGACAAAACTTGAAAATCTTTTACGTCTATTGAGTTTCAACGTACTAGTgacttgatataaaataaaataatacttagagtttaaaatatatttctatcatatttcattgaaatttgttacgacatatttttattataagatttttttgttaatttaagctATTTTATCTTCTCTGGAGATCATCTTCATCATCTTCAGAGGATGAACACTGTTAaacctttaataatattttattaaaaaaaaaaattaaccgaaACCAATAGTGTTAatacttttttcattaaaaccttTGAGCTTTGTTTCGTTTCGTCGTCAACTTTTgatgaactttataattatattcaactcTATACATgtgaaaaaatctatttaatattgtacTGTAGttgatgtatttatattacatttgaacatgaattataaaataccaCGAGTCataccataaatataaaaagcaatACGTATAAATAATCTGAATACTTTATGTTGTAAAAcgtaatttgatattttctacaaaataaatgttttatttttatcgaactATTCAGTTGTGTCGAGTTCAAGACTAcgtttatagtataataataattactttcattCTAGTTAAAGCAACATATTCTTGTAACAAAAatggtttgatttttttttagtttatataaatatttactgttcctatatttcaaaatgtaaatttatgtttttttagatACAAAATCCACTTTACCGGAAAACTGGCCATGTGAATGGAATGACGGAAAAATTGAATTCgcgttcaatttttttttattaagtacgtATGTATCGTTTGATTTAAGTAAAGAGgttgtaataatttttcttCTTATACCTTTTTTAAAGAAACGATCTTGAGTTACAGTAAGCTAATATTTTGTAGTACTCATACTTCTAGGGCTTCATTTTCTAGTAACAGATGAAGTGGTCGTTTTACGCCTACCATTACCGAGATAGGTTTTTGTAATCTTCATCTTACAGAACAAAGGCAGAGAGTTATTACCGTTTTTCGTAATAGACtctttgatattattttcaaaatcgtTTCGAAATATAACAGAGTTACTATTTTTTGGGAAAAGATTTGAATGATTGACTTaatcgtaataaattttaatgcatataaaatttacacTCACCATTATTATAGTCACATTCATTGGTTttcaatttataacaatatatttaatttttaataccaGTGAAGACAGTCTGGCTAAGTACTTACTTTAAATCCTATAACAAAATAGCGACGCTTTGTATAGCTATATTCTACTTTGAAGTTGGGTGAGCAAGTTTAATTATTACAGGCTCGAAATATAAGCCCTAACTGCCACAAAGACCTATTAACGGTACAAATTATTGATAGCTACTTAGAACTGAGCCGAGGTGGTTAAGAGGCTAGAACACGTTAATATTAAACAGAGATTTTGGGTTCAAAACAATGCAAGCCCTACTGGATTTGAATGTActgtattatgtttttaattattttatttattctcagcaaaaaaaaaaaacattaaaattttttctCTATTTTTGCGTTCCATTAAGTTTAGGAATTAAGTAACGTagtagattttatatattttataaataaaacaaatggtcATAGTTACGGTATTCAAACAATATCATCTATATTTCTATCTTATCTGTGTAAGGTCCGAAGCGTTTAGTCAGTGTCGTCCGAAGAGGCATCGAGTACATCGAAGCACGTTCCTGTTTGATATTCAAAGAAAAGAATCCAATCGAGTTAGCTAAAGGAACCAATCTGACGTATCTATTCTTTACATTCTCTGACGTTTTAGAAAACTGCTGCTTACCGTTCGCTTACTTTGATAGACGACGGGTAtgatctttaatttttactattaattaatgcATTAGTAATTggaatatacaatttttatttatataacaaattatacatacattcttattttataatcacaTGATAAAAATTCTACTCGCTTATTAACCCTGAAAAATTTTTATActtgaaatttttttaattgactttaTTACGGTTTTCCGCCTAAACAGTTTTAACTGCTCAACcgattatcataaatatttaaacatacttCGTAAGtggtaatagtaatataataataatcgtacGGCCTACTAACGACGACTGATCTCAAGGGTGACCAGCGAATTACGCCGGCTATATGAACATTAGTGTGTGTAAACACAGACACACTCTCTTTTCTGCCACTCTCATAATCGGATGGGTTTGCAAATACCACAAaagcgaaaaaatatttttcggttTTGTGGTATTTGTCTGTCGAACCGTCTGAATGTCGTGCCTGTGGCTTTAAATCAAGACCTCAAGATCTGCGGGATTCTATAGCCATTAGCTTTAGCCATTAAATGAACGAGGCAGTCGTCAGGGATACAGAAAAGGATATAGTGTACCTAACTCCTAATCCCCCGTCTCCCTCACGCATTAGCCAAGTGGCGGGcggtaacattatatttaaaagataaaggATAAGCGATAAGGGAGAACGAAAATTTTAAGTTCTTTACTTAATTAATGATCGATAACGATGATacgaaattaaatcaaaagtgTTTCCTGTTAAGTGAAACGTTAGGTATAAGTgctgtaattgaaaaaaaattaaaatagaaaattaaattactttcatAACAGCGCaaaaaacgaaattataaaacacgagcgaaatTGTGCATATTGTTAGATTTTACTGACGTAATATCACTTGTGCcattttttattacactttttttttattcaatgaataaaaataaaaattgctttGACTGTTTGTCTTCTGTGCATTACTAAATCATTTAttcgtttgtaataaaatattataacatgaatacaagaaaaaaaaacaattttgtctTTGTACACTTATTGTTTTTCAATGTCAACATTAAGCGGTgcatcattgtttttttatttattttttataaataggaggttggcggacgagcatatggcccacctgatggtaagtcataagtcaccatcacccatagacaatgactctgaagaaatattaattattccttacatcacatcacttacatcgtcaatgcgccaccaaccttgggaactaagatgctatgtcccttgtgcttgtagttagactagctcactcacctttcaaaccggaacgcaacaatactgcgtactgttgtttagcggtagaatatctgattaatgggtggtatctaccctggcaggctagcacaaagccctaccaccaaggagtACCTTGATGGCATGAACGCAGAAATAGTTAATTTGTTGTGTAAATGGGTGAATTTATGCTATATGAATGGCCATTATATTTGTACCCACTCCAAATAACCATTACTATTATTAGCTatcaaattaaatcttatataactATTACAAAGTAGAAAATTTTACAGGCAAGTAacgattttttttgaatataatattaatatttttgtagacGGTATTGATTACACCTCTCTGCACTCTACCAGTGGAAGTTGCTCACGTGATACTGCATGCGTTGGGTTTGAAGCATAAGAAACACGAGGCATTTTCAAAACATCAAACAAGAGATCTATTGTTTTCTACTAATTGTACCTCAATGAATCAGAAAATGCATAATTCAGATATCCAATAAATAAGTTAAGTTGCAACGAATGTATATATTGTAACAAAGACCTATTATAATCAAACTACTTCTGGTAAATAACGCCTTCGTCTCTGTATTTGTCATAAGTGGGAATCGAAGTTGCGATAGTTATCACTGCAACTTACGAACTTATGTAATATGTCATTCATTATGCcgtattttatgttattgttagACGGTAAGAACGGTCTGATGGTTAATCATCACCGCCAAAAGAAATgtacactgtaagaaatataaaccatttcaTCAACCGTGGATCAACACTTACCTTGTAAattcaacaatattaagtactagtagtcgcccgcagcgttgctcgcgttttagggcgtTGGTTGACATGTGTTAGACAAggagtctatgtcctttcttggagtttaagtttgctaactcataccaaatttcatcaaatcaaaatcaaattaaatcaaaataaactttattcaagtaggcctttacaagcacttttgaatcgttattttacaattaagtgaagctaccaccggttcggaaagtagattctaccgaaaagaaccggcaagaaacacagtagttactcttttttaacatttaaaaaatacaaagtcatgttagttaaatacaatcatgtaaattaatatatcctgcttggaagtccacaggtattaactccacgcttttttatcatctatatcaaattcggttcatcggtttggtagtaaaagagcgacaaacagacagagttactttttttcacaatattaatatagattgctGCTTGCTCGCATATATGGAAGTTGAGTAGGTGGTACTTACccaaatagatttttaattactaaatactAGTTGTCACATATTCGTtttaattgtatacaataacttgattacaaattatatagtaCTTTAtgaattaaagaaattaattaataaatatttataatctaactctatttgtttatttgttatcgtatattgtaaaataaaattaaaaaaaaatagacccctctgagtttctttcgccggttcttatcaggtctgaggtgttaaattccgaaccgttggtagaattttgactattaataagaaagtgtaaacacttgtattttaaataaaggtttttgagtTTAACTCGACTTAGACAATTTTACGGGAGCAAGACagacttttttaaaaagatataatatttgagttttaaaatatttaattataattaaaattgacacgACCGAACAGAGGTTTATGCTCTAGTCGAATGTAGTTCCCTTTTTAAAAAATCCTTTCCCAAGACATATGATCCCAAAGCATAGAATGACACAATGACTTACATTCTGCTGATTAAGCATTCACTTCTATAATATTGTCTTCATGCTTTGAGCTAACATAACTAATTTGACTTTGATtctaatttattagaaatattaaagtttatatttgacagtcagataaataaaaatggacgATAATCCATTCTAATTTATATGTTAGCTAAATAGCGAGCAATAAATGCTACTTCTCTTTATTATACTGAGCACGTAAGaaaacaatgtaataatatCGTTTATCGTACAGAAGTATAAAGTAAATTGCAATAGAAATTGATTTCAAGACTGGTTTGTGTAACGGCAAACAGTATCGTAGAGAATTTATTGATTCTTGGTTTTCTTTTAGTTTTCGTTGTTCTTAGAACAGAAAGTATAATAAAAGTGAtaagtatattgttttattaatttataccggTTTTTATGTcgtattttttgtgttattaagGGAAAGTAAAACCAAATAGTGATTTACttaatgatatatttgaaattattaaatgtgacatgatagcaatttaaaataattaatataagacaTCAATGAAAgtctaaaatcaatatttatttatttttcagttaaCCTTAAGGTAGaataaacaaagaaaacttATTGCTACTTGAAAAACCAAAACAATGAACCATATTGAaggtttacaaaatacaaattttatgataattaataataaaaaatatcacaaaaattttatttcaatatttttaaacaaaagaagGTTATATGTGCCATTTCTGATTTAAACTTGGTGTGTCTGATATAGAATACAAGAGCTTCTTCGTAATACTAACCCACTATCTCTTGCATATTTCTCTCATAACCGATTCTTATATGTTTGCATaaagaatgttttaatataaagttttcaTTGTGTATTGAAAATTCATAttcacataattattatattagaaacacatgttatgataaaatatgtatcgaaagaattaattattataatataaaaatgaaaatataataaaaatagtttaaatttaaacgtatCTGCTTCAGTAATGTGTTTCAATATTTGTGaccttaaattttacttttatcgtTATGagataaaatagttaaaaaaataaaaaaaagactgtGGATAGAATTATATGCTGTCAAGAGTAATGTACGAAACACCTCTAAGCAATCCTAATGAACCCAAACTCGAGGGTTATACGAGAAGCCAATAAAGATTTCCTCTTTCCATCTCCTCGCAACGTAATCAGATAAACTTAATGACACCAAATTTTtgcattaacatttaaattacgtatatttaaaaggtttccaatgtacataaaaattaaaagctgttaaatattcttaaaacctTAAATACCTTTACAGACTAATTGAGCTGAGATAATAAGTAACTAGAACAAGcgtattttaaatgaagtttTACTATTATTGTGACGATAAAGGTAGTAATGTATCTGATGAGCAAATGCCATTTAACACATTTAACGACAAATTTACATGAAAACAGTTTGACAGATTGAGATACAAATCGTCTGAAAAGAAGAGGATGACTCAGCTTAGTGATGGGTCACGAACTAGCTGCTaactactttttttacataCTTACCgacttttcatataaaaacacGTTTTCTGACGACTCACGACTGTTATTTGTAGATATCATTGAATCAACGGACTTATACCCGTTTGCATAATTTCGTTACGGTTTTTGTATAAGCCATCGTCATAACAGTTTTCGATGAAGTTAGCGAATTCTAGATTCGAAAGAGGTTGATGCGGTGATATTTTTTACGACAGCTCCAGAAAACTCTCAAGAGAAAAGTCATATTAACGttcttgtttatataaaatatttttgcatttcatataaaatatattatcatatatttaatggATTAAATACAATCAATTTTAGACGAAATCGTCAGACAAGTGATTAAATTTAGGAATTCCGTTTAATTATTtggaacatttatttaatacattaaataactataaaatattggtAAAAGAATGAAAGTAAAGAAAAGCATAAATACGTTTACCACAACATCGTTCACCAATTTATAGTGATAAGGTAATTTTAGAATATTGAAAtctgtatttgtatgtatactacatatattaacatatactaATGAAGagaaaaatatgtacaaatatatcattaaatcgaaatataaactattatctACTTAAGTAGACTCAAAAAGCACCTTCTAACTGTCATGttacagtgttgaattaaatgtaaagctaccccCTGTTTGGAAAGTAGATCCTTCCAAGaaaaactggcaagaaactcagtagtgcCAGTAGCGtttcaactattttaattacagattttaattacagagtatgcaTAGTATAAGTACACCCTATTTATATCCTTGCCTGTAAGTCAATAAATACTAAGCTCtcgcttttttatctttatataattttgtatagagCAATATATACAAGAAGTTCAAAAATTAAAGCATgttaaaaacattgataaataatatcaatgtttttaacatgctttaatttttgaatagatttaattttttagcaGTGGAATCTCATTATAGGCCCCGTGCGTATCGCGATACGCCTACTTTTGCGCCATCTCGCGGAACAGTGGTGACAATACGTAGATGCCCAGCTGACTGGCGCATTCTCAAGTAGTATATGATTCATACGCACTTCGAGGTCATTATTaatcgaaaataattaaagttttgaCCTCGACGATTATCCAATGTGGTTTTCAATCAATCTATTCACATTTATTTCGAGCAAAATTGTTATCAAAGGGTAAgtaatataccaaaaaaattaGAAATCCAACCCTTCCGAGTGAATGTGTTGCTGCTtatgatttaattgaatttaatgtaaaaaaaaaaactattcgaaAGCAGGCATGTCTCCAACTTGAGAGAAATTATCGATGTAGATGCTAAACATATCATCGAGGGAAAAGTTTTACCACCAACTAGGGTAAAAAAACCTTCGTACGATGCTACGTAGAGGgtatatgaaaagaaaaaaattgtaaattgcaTTATTAAGATCTAATGCAAATGACACTAAATCATAAATTTTTACAGATACTTGTATGAGGATAACAAATCGTTGTAGCAAATATTCAGAATTGTACATTCAAAATGGATAtactaaataagtattttagaGCAATTGTAGATTCTAGTTTTATAGCAATTTCACTAGCCTCttcactaattaaattaatgctcTTTCGTTTTCCTCAAAGTATGATGTATGGCACTGATGCTGTGGTCCTTGTGTGatcatagttatattattttccgatgtttttaagtattttcaCAAGTTCAATCCGTATGCACGAGCTC
Encoded proteins:
- the LOC124534940 gene encoding uncharacterized protein LOC124534940, translated to MFYFYRTIQLCRVQDYVYSIIIITFILVKATYSCNKNDTKSTLPENWPCEWNDGKIEFAFNFFLLSPKRLVSVVRRGIEYIEARSCLIFKEKNPIELAKGTNLTYLFFTFSDVLENCCLPFAYFDRRRTVLITPLCTLPVEVAHVILHALGLKHKKHEAFSKHQTRDLLFSTNCTSMNQKMHNSDIQ